A single region of the Vanacampus margaritifer isolate UIUO_Vmar chromosome 13, RoL_Vmar_1.0, whole genome shotgun sequence genome encodes:
- the ebna1bp2 gene encoding putative rRNA-processing protein EBP2, whose amino-acid sequence MVIASEIMELVEEDEMLSEDSEDDDSELSDNALQEAFAKGLLKPGMNLRVDKPKTFVNNMGGMKRCLADLKKDLPWVERLDLTNPPVEDVLAKMGGNMQSGSNGEVNADDDFQREMLFYRQAQATVLEALPLLNKNDIPTKRPDDYFAEMAKSDQQMQKIRKKLLSKQAIMERSEKAKKLREQRKFGKKVQVEVIQKRQKEKKAMMSAVKKYQKGMTDKLDFLEGDQNAPKKDTSQNAKKALNKKNPNAKRKYKDQKFGFGGKKSGKKWNTKESHNDVSGFRAKVAHAKGPKGKKGKGGKQNKRPGKSARRKMKARS is encoded by the exons ATGGTTATCGCAAGTGAGATCATGGAGCTAGTGGAAGAGGACGAGATGCTCAGCGAGGATTCAGAAGACGACGACAGTGAGCTGTCCGACAATGCG CTCCAAGAAGCTTTTGCAAAAGGCTTGTTGAAGCCCGGAATGAACTTGAGGGTGGATAAACCCAAAACCTTCGTCAACAATATG GGAGGCATGAAACGGTGTTTGGCTGACTTGAAGAAAGACCTTCCCTGGGTGGAGAGATTAGACCTCACCAACCCACCTGTTGAGGATGTTCTCGCTAAAATGGGAGGGAATATGCAAAGTGGAAGCAATGGAGAAGTCAATGCAGATGATGATTTCCAGAGggagatgttatt CTACCGTCAGGCGCAAGCTACAGTTCTTGAGGCACTGCCTCTCTTGAACAAGAACGACATTCCCACTAAGAGGCCCGATGACTACTTTGCTGAGATGGCCAAATCTGATCAGCAGATGCAAAAG ATCAGGAAGAAGCTGCTTTCAAAACAGGCGATAATGGAGAGGTCGGAGAAGGCGAAGAAGTTACGCGAGCAAAGGAAATTTGGCAAAAAG GTGCAAGTCGAAGTGATCCAGAAGAGACAGAAGGAGAAGAAGGCAATGATGTCGGCTGTTAAGAAATACCAGAAAG GAATGACTGACAAGTTGGATTTCTTGGAAGGAGACCAAAACGCACCCAAAAAAGATACTTCTCAGAACGCCAAGAAGGCATTGAACAAGAAGAA CCCCAACGCCAAGAGAAAATATAAGGATCAGAAGTTTGGCTTTGGAGGCAAGAAGAGTGGAAAGAAGTGGAACACTAAAGAAAGCCACAATGATGTTTCTGGTTTCCGTGCTAAAGTGGCTCATGCGAAGGGTccgaaaggaaagaaaggaaaaggagGAAAACAAAAT AAACGTCCAGGGAAGTCTGCACGTAGGAAGATGAAGGCTCGCTCATAA
- the cfap144 gene encoding cilia- and flagella-associated protein 144 produces MEAKKKDVVQQNAIHVEMIRKEQRQQRLHTEFSINPHRKLHILPDKPMSRKPQEVIPENLAFIEAFHKARQEPTKKYTTPLTESQEIGWVSTTLIPTNRKDNRLNFFRNSTDITKHQESVLRFSK; encoded by the exons ATGGaagcaaagaaaaaagatgTGGTCCAACAGAATGCAATTCACGTTGAGATGATCCGGAAAGAGCAAAGACAACAAAGACTCCACACTGAGTTTAGCATCAACCCACACAGAAAGT TACACATTCTACCAGACAAACCCATGAGCAGAAAACCACAAGAAGTGATTCCAGAAAACt TGGCCTTTATTGAAGCATTCCACAAAGCTCGCCAGGAGCCCACTAAGAAATATACGACGCCATTGACTGAAAGTCAGGAGATTGGATGGGTGTCCACAACCCTG ATCCCAACAAATCGCAAAGACAACAGATTAAATTTCTTCCGAAACAGCACAGACATCACCAAGCACCAAGAGTCTGTCCTacgcttttcaaaataa